From the Ralstonia wenshanensis genome, the window GATGGACATGCGTGGAGGCCGATTGCAGCGGGCTGATATGGGCCCCGATCAGGAACAGCTCGGCGTTACGGATGACGACGTAGCCTTCCTTGATCTGCGCACGGTTGGCCCGGATGGCTTTCACCTCCCAGCCCTCGAGAGCCATGCCTGCCTCGTAGCGCTCTTCGATGAAGTAATCGAAAAAGGCCTTCTTGTTGTCGGCGATGGTCATACGTTGGAATATGCGGTGCGCGCCTTGGGGTGACGATCCCTGCATGCGCTGCGATAAAATGGCGAGTTTAACAAATCCGCCGCAATCCAAACCGGGACGCGGCGCGCAAAGCTTTCGGATGACGCATGGCAGACGTTGAAAAAACCGTGTTGATTGGCTACTCGGCCGAACAGATGTTCGACCTGGTCACCGACGTCAAGGACTATCCGAACTTCCTGCCGTGGTGCGGCGGCGTGGAAATCTACGAGCAGACCGAAACGTCACTCGACGCGCGCGTGGATATTGCCTTCAAGGGCATCCACCAGTTCTTTCGCACGCGTAACGTGCAAACGCGGCCCACCCGCATTGATATGACGTTCGCAGACGGGCCTTTCAAGTCGTTTACCGGTTTCTGGGTCTTCACGCCGCTGCGCGCGGACGCCTGCAAGATCAACTTCCACCTGCATTACGAATTTTCCAGCGTGATTCTGGAAAAGCTGATCGGGCCGGTGTTCAGCATGATTGCCAACACCTTCGTCGATTCGTTCGTCAAACGCGCTGAGACGGTGTATGGCGAATCCTGAGTCCGACAACGTGATCGACGTGATGGTCTGCCTGGCGACGGTCACGCCGCCGCGGCTTGTCAACGTGCAGGTGGCGGCGCAGGCGACGGTGGCTGACGCTGTGCGTGCCTCTGGTCTGCTCTATGGCTTGGAGCTGACGATCGATAGCTGCCGCCTGGGGATCTACGGCAAGCGCAAGACGCCCGATGCACCGTTGCACGCACGTGACCGCATAGAAATACTGGGACCGCTGATCGCCGATCCAAAAACCGCACGCCGGCGGCGCGTGCAGAAGGTGCGAGCCACTGGCACGCGCGAGGGGCTGAAGTGGCTGCGCAACGAGGCGCCGCCCAAAGACGACGTCCTCGAGTAACGGGCAATCAGTTGCAGTTGGCGCTCAGGGCAGCTTGGTTGCGCTGGACGGCTGCGGCGCGCTGGTTGTCATCCATATAGGCGATCGAGCCGTCGGCCTGCACTGAGCCGACGCGGCGGCCATCCTGCATATACGTGGTTTCGTTGCGCAGGCGTGCGCATTCGGCTTGTTTGCGCTGGGCAGCCTCTGCCTGCCTGGCTTCGTCCTGTTCTTTCTTGGCGCGATCGGACAGACGTTTGCGCAGCTCTTCATCGGGGTTGGATGCCGCGACGCCCGAGGCTGGCTGGCCGGGTTTGGCTGCCCCGTTCGCGTCCACCGCTTTAACGCCAGAGGCCGGTGCAGAAAGGGCTTCATACGCAGTAGCCGTACGGCTGTTCGGGTTGCGGATGATGCGGCTGGGCGGCACTGACGGCGGCGGTGCGGCGTCGCTGTAGACCATGTGGCCCTTGTCATCGCGCCATTGCCAAGCCCATTGCGCCTGGGCAACCGGGCAGGCAAGGGCGATCAGGGCAGCGGTGGCAGGCAACAGGACGTGCAGTCGTTTCATGGAGTTCTCGTTCGTGGACTGCCGACGGCGCGCTGGCCGACCCGACAACGGCCCCTCGACGCGCACGGGAGCCCGGTGGCGTGATCGCCACTCGCCAATTTAGGCCGACGGCCTGGCTTGGCCTGTCGACTCGCCCCCCGGCAAGGCGCCCAGTTTATGCAGACTTGTCGTTGGCGTGCAAGCGGACCGACCAGCCGACACCCGCAATCAGCAAGGCGATTGCGGTCATCTCGAGCGGACGCGGCCAGCGGTCGTCGTACACGAAGCCATATGCCAGCGCGAACAGCGTCTCGAATACAATCATCTGGCCCGACAGCGTGAGCGGTAGCCGTCGGGAGGCGATGTTCCACAGGTTGTTGCCGATCAGCGACGCGCCGAGTGCCACGGCGGCATTGACCGCCCAGAACGTGCCCCAGACGCGCCCGCCGGCATGCATCCAGCTCGTACCAACCGCGAGCAGGGCCACCAAGGTCAAAGCCGCCGACAGAATGCCGCTGGAAATGCCGTACAACGCAGACCATTCGTTGCTGGAGAAATGCGGATTGCGCTGCAGGTAGCGGGCATTGTCCACGGCGTACCAGGTCCAGCTGCAAAGCGCGCCCACGGCACAAGCGATGCCGGCAATGCGTTGCCAGACCGGCCGGGCGTTGGTGGCTGTCGTTGCCGATTCATGGCCGAACAGGTCGACGTTGATGCAGGCGATGCCCGCAGCGACAACCAGTAGCGGCCAGATCAGCCGGGAGAGCGGCACGGCGCCGTGATCGCGCCGGCCAAGCATCGTCACTGTGATGGGCAGGATGCCGACGATGAGGGAGGTGGGTGCAACGCCAGCCAGTTGCACGCCAAACGCCACGAAAACGAAGTAAACCAGATTGCCGCTGCAGGATTGCATGACCAGCGCCAGGCAATCGGCGCGGGTAATCTTGCGGGCAATGCGGGGAAGGATCGGAGCAGCGGCAACGGCTGCGATGACGCCGTAGGCGAGGTAGCGGCCGAGGGTCAGTTCCCACGGTGAAAACGCGGGCAGCGCGCGGGGCGCAATAAACACCATGCCCCACATCGCCCCGGCCAGCAGGGCGCACAATACGCCAATTCCCATTCGAACACTCGCGAGGCTGATTCTGCGCGGCTGCTGGCGGCGCAGGGCGCTGGAGGTGCGTGCGCGAAGAAAAATTTATCGAGCATAGCACGGGTCTCTACAACCGTGGGGCGAATTCCCGTATAATCCGATTTTGCGCCTAGAGGAAATTGCTATGCGTCTTGTCCAGAAAGCACTCACGTTCGATGATGTGCTGCTCGTCC encodes:
- a CDS encoding type II toxin-antitoxin system RatA family toxin; amino-acid sequence: MADVEKTVLIGYSAEQMFDLVTDVKDYPNFLPWCGGVEIYEQTETSLDARVDIAFKGIHQFFRTRNVQTRPTRIDMTFADGPFKSFTGFWVFTPLRADACKINFHLHYEFSSVILEKLIGPVFSMIANTFVDSFVKRAETVYGES
- a CDS encoding RnfH family protein; translated protein: MANPESDNVIDVMVCLATVTPPRLVNVQVAAQATVADAVRASGLLYGLELTIDSCRLGIYGKRKTPDAPLHARDRIEILGPLIADPKTARRRRVQKVRATGTREGLKWLRNEAPPKDDVLE
- a CDS encoding DUF4124 domain-containing protein, whose product is MKRLHVLLPATAALIALACPVAQAQWAWQWRDDKGHMVYSDAAPPPSVPPSRIIRNPNSRTATAYEALSAPASGVKAVDANGAAKPGQPASGVAASNPDEELRKRLSDRAKKEQDEARQAEAAQRKQAECARLRNETTYMQDGRRVGSVQADGSIAYMDDNQRAAAVQRNQAALSANCN
- a CDS encoding DMT family transporter, yielding MGIGVLCALLAGAMWGMVFIAPRALPAFSPWELTLGRYLAYGVIAAVAAAPILPRIARKITRADCLALVMQSCSGNLVYFVFVAFGVQLAGVAPTSLIVGILPITVTMLGRRDHGAVPLSRLIWPLLVVAAGIACINVDLFGHESATTATNARPVWQRIAGIACAVGALCSWTWYAVDNARYLQRNPHFSSNEWSALYGISSGILSAALTLVALLAVGTSWMHAGGRVWGTFWAVNAAVALGASLIGNNLWNIASRRLPLTLSGQMIVFETLFALAYGFVYDDRWPRPLEMTAIALLIAGVGWSVRLHANDKSA